Below is a genomic region from Ziziphus jujuba cultivar Dongzao chromosome 7, ASM3175591v1.
CACGACCCGCTATTCTTACCCGGCCATATCTCACCGTTCTGGCCACCGTTTCCGACGATACCGGCGGCGTTAGTTTCGTCTTCCCTTGGGCAACGTTTCccacaaataaatttgattcaaaatcaaccgaaaataaacatccaagcaaggtttatattcggccaaaacacaaacaaacacCCATGAAACACAAGATATTCCAGCAAATTTTAGGCAAAATTGGTGCCGTTTGTTTCGTGTATTCTTGGGAaactttttccccaaatcaatttggtccaaaacccagaaaattagCATGTGAAATTCAATGGCCGAaaacccagtttttttttttttttaatatttatatttatatttatattattattattattttttatttttttttagaacaaacaaaaatcgaccatgagtatatatatatatacacgtaaatatgtttaatagaatatataatcttgaatctcaaaatttacatatgtacacaattcaagaaaagaaaagaaaagaagaattaaTGTAAAgcaacgtatatatatatatatctagaacacTGATAATAATGGCCAAAACACAGATCAATATTTACATGCTAACTGCGATAAACTACAAAGAACTttactatgcatattaaccatgtaCTCTGATActaattgttagaaattttatgaatctaaatatacataataaattccatagatcataaattactaacctccaaacgcagccattgataaattagatctttaatcctgcaaaatagaaacaacgtaaagtagtgcctatggacacactactcttaaaccactctcagatttctgaaaaccctaatttccaaatactgtatagtatattattattatctgcttgccctagaccctttaaatagtctttgcaaatcagacttatccattaattttgacacacataaaataataataatttgataatataattatattaggaaaaatatggataagtcaatgggcttataaagagagttggtcctccagtccaatggaccaactggagtcttatagagagtatgTGACCAAGAGccttactacaaaataataaaataaatcagtttcattaatggcataaatagaccctgtaagtgaataattgattatgctaaatctataaatattaatttataaagaaatgacaagatgcaatgaaaaatGTGATCTGCAGCGCAAAGGAGAGACCTCATATCTCGATTAATTAGAGACTGAATCACTGGAAggccatcaatttcaaatacacAGTATTCCATCCAAACGTATGCGCAATCTGTATGGCCATCAAGGTAACAGCCAGCTCTGCCATTTCAGGATGGAGACTTCGGATTTGTAATGTTACATGTGATGATAAATAGttttacatataatatttaCTCAGTAGTTTGAGCCACTTTTTGTTGGAACAtgtgctctatatatatatatatatatatagacgacACGATCGTGGTTAAAAACTCCTTGCCACATGATTtgcgaaataaaaaaaatagtttaatgttaaattaaattttttttttttcacgtggtttgtaatttatttgtcaatttttgaATAGGAAGTAGGACGAACATTTAGTTTTGATCCACAAATTTCTTATCCAAAAATTATTCATCTTTTTCTCCGCTTCATTAATTTTCTGATGTAGGCCTTGGGCCATGCCTACGTCTGGATTGGAGTCTAAATCCATCATGCATTCTTCATGGTCCAAAGTCTCCAAACAACTTCAGTTTATTtagaattttgttaataaataaattgtatttattttctttctttgtaatgCTTAGAACAGTGGCGTTTTGAGAGTATAGTTACATCTCAAGGATGTGACTGCAGCAACGGTTTCTTGAATTTTCGATTTTGAAGGCTTGCTCACGCGATTGTAGCTGGCGAGTATCTTCTGTGAAATTTTCTCTTAGTTTATTCCTTCTTATCTAGTAAATTTGAGAGTTAGAGCTCCTATTCTCTAACCGAGAGGTTCTACACCATTTTCCCTATGGATGGAGAAAATTGCGACCAAAAAAGTAggctctctttttttatttcaccttgttttatttttaaaaattttttagttGCTTAATTTTTAGtctgatttatttttcttagatGTTGAATATTCAAATCAAACGTCTCCATCACAAAGTTGTTAGTACTTcgaatatgaaaataattaaaaataaataaaataactattaataCTGATAAAGATGAATAGGAAGTCTGGCCCCAAGACTGCAGCAAGTGAACCTTCCGATGTTTGGTTACTCCACAAGTGTTATGTTGTTGTGCGACTACCTGTGGCACAGATTTATTGTAGTACCTTGCTGGGCTAACAGACATTTTGATAAAGATTGATTGGAAGTCTACGGTCCAAGACAGCAACAAGTGGGACCTTCCGAGGTGCCGATGCTCCACAACCTTCTTCCATGCTTAGATCCTCAGTTTTCATATTTTCAGGCAATCTCCATTTGAATCCATGCAACAAGTTTGCCAAACCACACGACACCATTTTCAAGGCAAGATTGTAGCCAGGGCAAATCCTCCTACCAGAACCAAATGGAATCAGCTCAAAACTATTCCCCTTCACATCGATTTCCTTCCCCAAAAACCTCTCTGGACGAAACTCCTCTGGACAATCCCAAAACCTTGAATCTCTCCCTAAACTCCATGTGTTTACAAGTACTACGCTTCCTTGTTGAATATGGAAACCACCTATTTCACAATCTTCAAGAGCTGCATGCGGTGGAAGCATGGCGCTTGCTGGATGTTTTCTCATCGTCTCTTTCATTATAGCATCTATGTAAGGAAGTTGTGGAATGTCTTTTTCTTCCACCCATCTTTCTCTCCCAACCACTTTATCTAGTTCTTCGGTAGCCTTTTCTATGAGATGTGGGTGTTTGATGAGCTCTGACACTGCCCACTCCAGAGTAGATGAAGTTGTCTCTATGCCTCCAACCATTAGATCCTGATTCATGTTTCCCCAGATTAATGCTATAGCTCAAAATTAATACCATAATCGATTTGCTTTATTTGCATTTACATATACTAgctaggaaattaattaattaattacagcTTTTTTATGGTCATAATTAATTAAGGTAGAAAGTAGTAGTGTTACTTGCCTGTGTAAGCGCCTTGACACTGTCATAAGTTAGCTTCACATCAAGATTGGGATCGTCCATCAGCTCCAACAACAACCCCGCCATGTTCCTTGGCTCAAAAATATCCTTCTCTCTTTCCCTGTTTACCTTATGTTCGTCAtacacaaaatcaaaaaactGATCAAAATTTTTCACCAAAGTCTTCATTCGCCTAACATAGCCCTGCAAGTCGAAGAATTCTAGCCATGGTATCCAATCTCCAATATTGAATGCCCCATGAAGCTTCATAAACTCTTGTGCCATCTTTTTGAACTCTTCAACATGAAGTGTGGATTTATTATATCTGGAGTCGTTAAAGTACCTCTTACCCAACACAATTCTGCTCATTAGGCTGAAAGTGAAA
It encodes:
- the LOC107423884 gene encoding flavonoid 3'-monooxygenase-like, which produces MDFIYTDFTFKYAPWPAYCLFNITTKATFNSMEISCWDVLALSCFAALAFLFKLVTLLRSGGSNKFPPGPKPWPIIGNMNLIRPPPHRSFHKLSQKYGPLMQLKLGSVPVVIVASAEMAKQFLKDHDHIFCTRPQTAAGKYTGRNYSSFLWAPYGPHWRLWRKICQSELFSSKRLDSYEYIRMEEMKALMSSLYASLGKPIVLEKKLSCFTFSLMSRIVLGKRYFNDSRYNKSTLHVEEFKKMAQEFMKLHGAFNIGDWIPWLEFFDLQGYVRRMKTLVKNFDQFFDFVYDEHKVNREREKDIFEPRNMAGLLLELMDDPNLDVKLTYDSVKALTQDLMVGGIETTSSTLEWAVSELIKHPHLIEKATEELDKVVGRERWVEEKDIPQLPYIDAIMKETMRKHPASAMLPPHAALEDCEIGGFHIQQGSVVLVNTWSLGRDSRFWDCPEEFRPERFLGKEIDVKGNSFELIPFGSGRRICPGYNLALKMVSCGLANLLHGFKWRLPENMKTEDLSMEEGCGASAPRKVPLVAVLDRRLPINLYQNVC